The Deltaproteobacteria bacterium genomic sequence CGAGTTCTTCAAGACCGCGCCCGCGATCACCCAGGCCGAGGCGCCGCCGCCTCCCGCCGCTCCGGCCCCTGCGCCGGCGCCGGCTCCGGGCGCTGCGCCGACCGACGCCAAGCCGGCCACGCCGGCAGCCGGCGCGGGCGGGAACTAGTCCACGAGATTCGATTCGAACTTTGCTGAACCGAGGTTGGTCATGAAGATCCGCAACACCGTCATCGCTGGGTTCGCGCTGGGCGCCGTTCAGATTGGCTGCGCCGCCGAGCAGGCCGAGGTGAAGCCGCAGCCGGTGGTCGCGGCCGCCCCGAAGCCGCCGCCCGAGCCCACCCCGCAGGAGCGCTTCGACAAGGCCAACCAGGCCATCGCCGCCAAGGACTGGGCGGGCGCTCAGGCGGAGCTCGAGAAGGTGGTGGCCAAGAACCCCGAGTTCTTCGCCGGCCAGTACAACCTCGGCTACGTGAAGAGCCAGCAGGGCGACGTGAACGGCGCCATCGACGCGTACGAGAAGGCCCACGCGCTCAACGCCGAGGACAACCAGACGGTGCTGAACCTCGGCAAGCTGTACCGGGCCGGGCAGAGCTACGACAAGGCCATCGCGCTCTACGAGGCCGCGCTCGCCAAGAAGCCGTACGACGTCGACCTCTTGAACAACGCGTCGGTGCTCTACCGGCTCGACAAGAAGTACGACAAGGCCGAGGCCGCGCTGAAGAAGCTGCTCTCGCGCACCAAGGACAACCCCGAGGCGTACAAGAACCTGGCGCTCGTGAAGTACGACCAGGGCAACTACCGCCTCGCCGAGACGCTCTGCGCCGACGCGCTCAAGCTCGACGCGAAGGACCCCGGCGTCTACAACAACCTGGGCATGATCCTGCTGAAGCTCGGCGATCAGCGCGGCGCGCTCGCGCAGTTCACCAAGGCCAGCGCGCTGGATCCGAACTTCCTGCCCGCGCACATCAACCTGGGCGCCATGGCGCTGAACTACCGCGACTACGCGACCGCCGAGAAGGAGTTCGGCAAGGCCGTGGAGCTCGACGGCACCTCGATGGAGGCGCACCTCAACCACGCCTACGCGCTCGAGGGCATCCGCAACAAGGACGGCTCGCACCGCGTGAAGGACGCCGTGGCCGAGTACGACAAGGTCCTCTCCATCCGCGCCGATCAGCCCGACGCCGTGTACGGCGAGGCCCAGGCCTACGCGGGCGAGCTCAAGGATCTGCCCAAGGCTGCCGAGCTCATCAAGAAGTACCTCGGGCTCCAGGGCACGCTCACCTACAAGGACAAGGCGACCCAGCTCGCGACCGTCGTCGACGCCAAGCTCAAGGCCGGCGTCGGTCAGCAGCCGCAGGTCAAGCAGGAGGTCAAGCAGGCGCCCAAGGGTGACACCGGCGACGAGATGCTGAACAAGGTCAACCAGGACAACGGCGGCGACGCGGCGGCCAACAACGGCGCCCCGGCGCCCCAGGGCCAGACGCCCACCAACGGCACCCAGCAGCCGGCCCCGCCCCCGAACCCTACGCCCGCTCCGGACGGCAAGGCGCCGCCTCCCGCGGGCGCTCCCCCGGCGACGTCCGCCGCTCCGGGGACCCCCACCGCGGAGGCTACCCCTCCGGGGCAGGGTGGGGTAGCAAAGTAAAGGCGTGATCCAGTAGTGTGCGCCGCCTTTGTGGGAACCCCCGTCGAGACGTGGTGTCTGGACGTTGGGGTGGTGAGCGTGGCGAGCTGACCTGAGGAGCCTTGGATGAAGCGCTTTGTGGCAGGGGCTGTACTGGGATCGATCCTTCTCGGCGGGGTTGCCTTCGCTGAGGACAAGGTCATCCACGAAGAGGACAAGACCATTTTCAAAAAGAAGACGGTCGTCGACTTCAACGACGTCACCCTCGAAGGCGACCTCACCAAGCCCGAAGGCAGCTACCTCATCGACAAGAAGAAGGCGCGCTTCTCGAGCCTCATCAAGCTCCGCGACAACTTCCTCCCCGAGCTGCAGAAGTCGGTGGACAACCTTTAACCCTCGCGCGCGTGCGCCCGGAGCATCGGGCGCGGTGCGTGAAGCAACGGATGCGCGGTCGGTGTGAGCGCCGACCGGAGGCTCAAGCCCATGGCTGACTCCAAGAAGATGCCGATCATCCTCAAGATCACCGGCCCCGACGGCTCGCTGCAGGACGCCGTCGTCGACGCCGAGCAGGTGATCATCGGCTCCGGCCCTTCAGCGGGTGTGAAGATTGCGGATCCGAAGGTCTCCAGCCTCCACTTCATGCTCAAGGTGGACAAGGCGGGCGTGGTGAACGCGCTCGACCTCGGCTCCGAGGGCGGCACGCTCCTCGGCGGCAAGAAGATCATCGAGCCCACCGCGCTGGCCTCGGGCGACACGCTCATGGTCGGCGACCACAAGATCCGCATCGCCTACGGCGACGCCGAGCGCACCGACATCATCACCGCGCCGGGCCCCGTGAGCCCTCGTCCGCCGTCGAAGCCCGCCGAGGCCGTGGCCGCGAGCGCGCCGAACACCGCGCGCCCCTCGACGAAGCCGCCCCCGGCCCCCGAGAACAAGGCCGAGAACAAGGTGGAGAAGGTCGAGAACAAGGTCGAGGCCAAGGCCGAGGAGAAGAAGGCCGAGAAGTCGGAGAAGAAGGCCGACAAGAAGAACGAGAAGAAGGCCGACAAGCCCGCCAAGAAGGTCGCCGCGGGCACCATCGGCGCCACGGCCATGCTCTTCAACGAGGAGCTGCCCGCCGAGGAGACTCCGAGCGACGACAACAAGGTCCTCGAGGTGGCGCACCTCTGGGGCGACACCCTCATCAGCCTGGGCCAGTTCCCCACCGGCGAAGTGACCGTCGGCTCCGAGAAGCCGAACCACTTCCACGTCTTCAGCGACAAGGTCGGCAACGGGATGATCCTGGTTCGGGCCGAGGGCTCGAGCCTGCTGGTGACCATCCCCGACGGCGCGGATGTGGTGTTCCGCTCCAGCCGCTCGCAGAAGACCCGCGAGCAGCTCAAGGGCGAGGGCCTGCTCTCGCGCAACGACGGCGCGGTGAAGGGCGAGGTCCTCAAGCTGGGCCTGCACGACCGCGCGCTGGTCTCCATCGACAGCGTGTCCTTCGTGATCCGCTGGACGCGGCCGCAGAAGCGGCTGCCCATGGGCCTGGACCAGACCCTCGACTTCTACTTCACCAAGGTCCTCACCGTGACCTTCATGGCCTTCCTGGCCATGTGGTGGGCCATCAAGTTCACCGACCTCGCCTCGGGCGCGCTCTCGGATGACCTCTTCAAGAACGCGCAGAAGTACCAGAAGCTGGTCATCGTGCCGCCCGCCGAGCAGAAGAAGAAGCTCGACCTCTCCGGCGTGAAGGAAGGCGCCAAGGCCAAGAAGGAAGAGGGCAAGTTCGGCAAGAAGGAGGCGAAGAAGCAGGACGCCGATCCTTCCAAGAAGGGCGCGCCGACCGTCGACCCGAACAAGCGCGAAGAAGACCGCATGAAGGTCGCCAAGGCCGGCATGCTCGGCGCGCTGTCGAAGCTCGGTGACACGGCCGTCTCCAACGTCCTCGGGCCCGGCGGCATGGGCACAGGCATCAACAACGCGCTCGGCGGCCTCAAGGGCGGCGCCGGCATGGGCGACGCGCACGGCGTGGGCGGCCTGGGCTCGCGCGGCACCGGCGTGGGCGGAGGCGGCAACGGCCTCGGCCTCGGCGGTCTCGGCACCAAGGGCAACGGCCATGGCAAGGGCGGCTACGGCCAGCTCGACCTCGGCGGCCGCGGCAAGGACACCGTCCGCGTGGTGCCCGGCAAGACCACCGTCGTCGGCTCGCTGTCGCGCGAGGAGATCGAGCGCGTCATCAAGCGCCACGAGAACGAGATCCTGTTCTGCTACAAGACCGAGCTGAACAAGGACCCGAACCTCTACGGCAAGGTGGCTGTGAACTTCACCATCGACGGCTCGGGCAGCATCTCCGACGCCCAGGTGGCTCAGACCACGATGAACAACAACAACGTCGAGAGCTGCATGCTCAGCCGCATCCGCCGCTGGAAGTTCCCGGAGCCCAAGGGCGGCGGCGTGGTGGTCGTCACCTACCCGTGGATCCTCCGCTCGGCCGAGGGCGGCGGCGACGAATAGCGTGACGCGCAGCGTCTGCTGAACCGCGCGGCGGGGCTCGAGAGGGCTCCGCCGCGACGCTTTTCAGGGTGGGCTCAAACCGTTTGGAACGGCGCTTCTCGCGTTGATCGCCCCTCGGGGATTCTGATACTCAAGGCGACCCGGCAGTCTCCGCTCCAACGAGGTTTCTCCATGAAGCTCGCGGCCCGCCTCCTCGCCATCGCCACCTTCGCGCTGCCCGCCCTCGCTGGCGCGGCAACCCCGCAGGTGGGCGTGGAGCAGAAGCTCCGCCGCGGCTTCTTCACCGAGACCGACCTCGGCACGTACTTCGACGTGGGCGGCGGCACGGCGTCCAACGCCCAGGCGTACATGCAGCTGGGCGTCGGCTACGACATCACCGACCGCTTCACGCTCTCGCTGCAGTTCGGCCTGGGCGCGAGCTCGGGCGTTTGCCTGGCCCACGTGGCCAACGACGGCACCTGCGGCATCACCGACGCGTCGGGCAACATCACCACCGTCACCGACGCCAGCGGCGTGCCTCAGAAGCAGGTGCTCCCCGACAACTTCTCCAACACCTTCTACCAGCTCAACGTGAGCTACCGCCTGCCGCTGGCGGAGCGCCTGGGCCTGGTGGGCGGGGTGGTGGCCGGCTACCAGAAGCTCGACCCGGCGCCGCTCTTCCAGAACGACGATCCCACCACGCCCATCTCCGGCGGCTTCATGGCCGGGGTGGACCTCTCGCTCGAGTACGCCACCAACATGGACCACTTCTTCGTGGGCCTCGATGTGGTGCCGCGCTACCTGTTCGGGCCGAACCTGTTCTCCATGGCCATCTTCCCGCGCGTGAAGTACACGTTCTGACCCACGCTGGACGTGGCGGTGCACGAGGCCCTGGCCGGTTGGCCGGGGCCTCTGCGTTTCAGCGGCGGGATGCGGGCGGGGCGGACTGCGGTTAACCTGGGGACGTCTCGAAGGCTCGCCGACCGGTCTCCGGGCAGGCGGGCAGGGCCCTCGCTGCGCACAAGGACGGCACCCGCGCCATGGCCCGCTCGCACGATCAGTTCTCGTTCAAGCGCACCTTCTTGCTGCTCGTGTTCACGGTGGTGGTGCCCTCGGCGGCGCTGTCCGGGTTCGGCGTGCTGGCCATCAAGAACGAGCGGCTGGCCGTGGAGAAGAGCCTGGAGGTCGGCTACCAGGCCCAGCTCAACCGGCTCGAGCAGGCGCTGGCCAAGCGCATCGACCAGCCCCTCTCGCGTGTCTCGCTGCTGTTCTCCGAGTTTCCACCTGCCGAGGCCGCCCAGCGGCTCCACGCCGAGGATCCGCTGGTGGGGCCCGTCGTGGCCCTGGGCGACGGCCCGGAGCCGCTCTACGCCGAAGGGACGCTGCCCGAGGGCTTTCGAAACCAGTCGCTACCCAAGCGCGTGGGGCAGGTGAGCGAGCTCGATTTGAACGGCCAGCTCTGGGCCGTGGCGCGCACCGATCGCGGGCTCGTGGTGTACCGAATCGAGCTGCCGCTGCTGGCGGAGAAGGTCTTCCCCAAGCTGGTGTCCGAGAGCC encodes the following:
- a CDS encoding AgmX/PglI C-terminal domain-containing protein — encoded protein: MADSKKMPIILKITGPDGSLQDAVVDAEQVIIGSGPSAGVKIADPKVSSLHFMLKVDKAGVVNALDLGSEGGTLLGGKKIIEPTALASGDTLMVGDHKIRIAYGDAERTDIITAPGPVSPRPPSKPAEAVAASAPNTARPSTKPPPAPENKAENKVEKVENKVEAKAEEKKAEKSEKKADKKNEKKADKPAKKVAAGTIGATAMLFNEELPAEETPSDDNKVLEVAHLWGDTLISLGQFPTGEVTVGSEKPNHFHVFSDKVGNGMILVRAEGSSLLVTIPDGADVVFRSSRSQKTREQLKGEGLLSRNDGAVKGEVLKLGLHDRALVSIDSVSFVIRWTRPQKRLPMGLDQTLDFYFTKVLTVTFMAFLAMWWAIKFTDLASGALSDDLFKNAQKYQKLVIVPPAEQKKKLDLSGVKEGAKAKKEEGKFGKKEAKKQDADPSKKGAPTVDPNKREEDRMKVAKAGMLGALSKLGDTAVSNVLGPGGMGTGINNALGGLKGGAGMGDAHGVGGLGSRGTGVGGGGNGLGLGGLGTKGNGHGKGGYGQLDLGGRGKDTVRVVPGKTTVVGSLSREEIERVIKRHENEILFCYKTELNKDPNLYGKVAVNFTIDGSGSISDAQVAQTTMNNNNVESCMLSRIRRWKFPEPKGGGVVVVTYPWILRSAEGGGDE
- the cglE gene encoding adventurous gliding motility protein CglE encodes the protein MKLAARLLAIATFALPALAGAATPQVGVEQKLRRGFFTETDLGTYFDVGGGTASNAQAYMQLGVGYDITDRFTLSLQFGLGASSGVCLAHVANDGTCGITDASGNITTVTDASGVPQKQVLPDNFSNTFYQLNVSYRLPLAERLGLVGGVVAGYQKLDPAPLFQNDDPTTPISGGFMAGVDLSLEYATNMDHFFVGLDVVPRYLFGPNLFSMAIFPRVKYTF
- a CDS encoding tetratricopeptide repeat protein encodes the protein MKIRNTVIAGFALGAVQIGCAAEQAEVKPQPVVAAAPKPPPEPTPQERFDKANQAIAAKDWAGAQAELEKVVAKNPEFFAGQYNLGYVKSQQGDVNGAIDAYEKAHALNAEDNQTVLNLGKLYRAGQSYDKAIALYEAALAKKPYDVDLLNNASVLYRLDKKYDKAEAALKKLLSRTKDNPEAYKNLALVKYDQGNYRLAETLCADALKLDAKDPGVYNNLGMILLKLGDQRGALAQFTKASALDPNFLPAHINLGAMALNYRDYATAEKEFGKAVELDGTSMEAHLNHAYALEGIRNKDGSHRVKDAVAEYDKVLSIRADQPDAVYGEAQAYAGELKDLPKAAELIKKYLGLQGTLTYKDKATQLATVVDAKLKAGVGQQPQVKQEVKQAPKGDTGDEMLNKVNQDNGGDAAANNGAPAPQGQTPTNGTQQPAPPPNPTPAPDGKAPPPAGAPPATSAAPGTPTAEATPPGQGGVAK